Proteins from one Halogeometricum sp. S1BR25-6 genomic window:
- a CDS encoding ABC transporter ATP-binding protein, translated as MTNIQVEELRKEFSGESGTITAVDDVSFTVEDGEFVCIVGPSGCGKTTLLRCIAGLETPTSGSIQLGGEEVADVPPQHRNLAFVFQDITLYPHMKVWQNISYPLKLSGHSKEERYEEAQEVAETIQIGELLDKYPGDLSGGQQQRVAIGRSIIRSPRAYLLDEPMSDLDAKLKKEMRVELQQIQREVGGTMTYVTHDQEEAMTLSDRMLVMDEGEIQQYGSPHAVYHEPNNTFVAQFIGSPEINLLPATCPNGDGRTVEVEESGWRIGTGIDEEVPEKVMVGFRPRHTTVHRDGSGELDGEISLVESVGDEGIVYVDSEVGELRSVVEIEEKPVREGDAVSIDVNRTYLFDREDGTLLTHDADLKSRNETRVTS; from the coding sequence ATGACAAACATACAAGTAGAAGAACTCCGGAAGGAGTTCAGCGGCGAATCGGGCACAATCACAGCGGTCGACGACGTGTCGTTCACGGTCGAGGACGGCGAGTTCGTCTGCATCGTCGGTCCGTCCGGGTGCGGGAAGACGACGCTGCTCCGCTGTATCGCGGGGTTGGAGACGCCGACCAGCGGGAGTATCCAACTGGGCGGCGAAGAGGTCGCCGACGTCCCGCCGCAGCACCGGAACCTCGCGTTCGTGTTTCAGGATATCACCCTCTACCCGCACATGAAGGTGTGGCAGAACATCTCGTACCCGCTCAAACTGAGCGGCCACTCGAAGGAAGAACGGTACGAGGAGGCACAGGAGGTAGCCGAGACGATTCAGATCGGTGAGCTTCTGGACAAGTATCCGGGAGACCTCTCCGGGGGCCAACAGCAGCGAGTCGCAATCGGGCGGTCCATCATCCGCTCTCCGAGGGCGTACCTCTTGGACGAACCGATGAGCGACCTCGACGCGAAGCTAAAAAAGGAGATGCGCGTCGAACTGCAGCAGATTCAGCGAGAGGTCGGCGGGACGATGACGTACGTCACCCACGACCAAGAGGAGGCGATGACGCTCTCGGACCGAATGCTCGTCATGGACGAGGGCGAGATACAGCAGTACGGCTCCCCCCACGCGGTGTATCACGAACCAAACAACACGTTCGTCGCGCAGTTCATCGGGTCGCCCGAGATCAATCTCCTGCCGGCGACCTGTCCGAACGGGGACGGCCGGACCGTGGAAGTAGAGGAGAGCGGATGGAGAATCGGAACCGGTATCGACGAAGAAGTCCCCGAGAAGGTGATGGTCGGGTTCCGCCCGCGTCACACGACCGTCCACCGGGACGGTTCCGGAGAACTCGACGGGGAGATATCCCTCGTCGAGTCGGTCGGCGACGAGGGAATCGTCTACGTCGACAGCGAAGTCGGAGAGCTCCGCAGCGTGGTCGAAATCGAGGAAAAGCCGGTCAGAGAGGGCGATGCGGTCAGTATCGACGTCAATCGAACGTACCTCTTCGACCGAGAGGACGGGACGCTGCTGACGCACGACGCCGACCTCAAATCGCGGAACGAGACCCGGGTCACATCGTAG
- a CDS encoding cohesin domain-containing protein has protein sequence MSDRTNVLAVCALLMAIATVSVGAVMVTESTASATTTAISVGEETATSPDDALTAEPGETITVTVWANASAVTGYQTRLGFDPDVVRVDEVAGSDDFAAPVSNVDNESGSVVFNQARPSEMDDPVLVEITLTVVGEAGESTALSFDRSETKFVTDGGQAFTPETYGNVTLSVE, from the coding sequence GTGAGCGACCGAACCAACGTGTTGGCCGTCTGCGCCCTGCTGATGGCGATCGCAACCGTCTCCGTCGGGGCGGTCATGGTGACAGAATCGACAGCCTCGGCGACGACGACAGCGATCAGCGTCGGAGAGGAAACGGCGACGTCGCCGGACGACGCTCTCACCGCGGAACCCGGCGAGACCATTACGGTGACCGTATGGGCGAACGCGTCGGCGGTGACCGGCTACCAGACGAGGCTCGGCTTCGACCCCGACGTCGTGCGGGTCGACGAGGTAGCGGGGAGCGACGACTTCGCCGCCCCGGTCTCGAATGTGGACAACGAGAGCGGTAGCGTCGTGTTCAATCAGGCCCGCCCTTCGGAGATGGACGATCCCGTCTTAGTCGAAATCACGCTGACGGTGGTCGGAGAAGCAGGCGAGAGCACCGCGCTCTCGTTCGACCGGTCGGAGACGAAGTTCGTCACCGACGGCGGGCAAGCGTTCACTCCGGAGACGTACGGCAACGTAACCCTGAGCGTCGAGTA
- a CDS encoding carbohydrate ABC transporter permease, with protein sequence MSSATDYVSSLVPRRWTRTTNSYLGDLFENEYALLVVCLGPALALFFLVAILPMAWAFNLSLYEVSTLNPVWTWVGPGRFVDILTSSGFQNAFVRSLVFGFGSVAIQLVLGVGLALLVNKDFRGDVLARALALLPYMVPAVVIGMVGQFMLNAQYGIVNLALLRVGLLDQPVAFLGLPETAMATIMVVASWKFAVFVTLLTLARLQSIPDHFYEGATMCGANAWQKFRDVTLPRIQNVILIAALLRTLWMFNKFDIIYIMTRGGPGQTTTTIPLLAYEIAFNQYELGQAAAIAALMFVFLALWSVLYFRVARPEEEVRVA encoded by the coding sequence ATGTCTTCGGCAACTGACTACGTCAGCTCGCTCGTTCCGCGCAGGTGGACGCGTACGACGAACAGCTACCTCGGCGACCTCTTCGAGAACGAGTACGCCCTGCTCGTCGTCTGTCTGGGGCCGGCGCTCGCGCTGTTCTTCCTGGTCGCCATCCTCCCGATGGCGTGGGCGTTCAACCTCAGCCTCTACGAGGTGTCGACGCTGAACCCCGTCTGGACCTGGGTCGGTCCCGGCCGGTTCGTCGATATCCTGACCTCCAGCGGGTTCCAGAACGCGTTCGTCAGGAGCCTCGTCTTCGGCTTCGGCTCCGTCGCCATCCAACTCGTCCTCGGCGTCGGGTTGGCGCTCCTCGTCAACAAGGACTTCCGAGGGGACGTGCTCGCGCGAGCGCTCGCGCTCTTACCGTACATGGTGCCCGCCGTCGTCATCGGGATGGTCGGACAGTTCATGCTCAACGCGCAGTACGGCATCGTCAACCTCGCGCTCCTCCGGGTCGGCCTCCTCGACCAACCGGTCGCGTTCCTCGGCCTCCCGGAGACGGCGATGGCGACCATCATGGTCGTCGCCTCCTGGAAGTTCGCTGTGTTCGTCACGCTGCTGACGCTCGCGCGCCTGCAGTCCATCCCGGACCACTTCTACGAGGGCGCGACCATGTGCGGGGCGAACGCGTGGCAGAAGTTCCGCGACGTGACGCTGCCGCGCATCCAGAACGTCATCCTCATCGCTGCGCTGCTCCGGACGCTGTGGATGTTCAACAAGTTCGACATCATCTACATCATGACCCGCGGCGGGCCCGGACAGACCACCACGACGATACCGCTGCTCGCGTACGAGATCGCGTTCAACCAGTACGAACTCGGTCAGGCGGCGGCCATCGCGGCGCTGATGTTCGTGTTCCTCGCCCTCTGGTCGGTGCTGTACTTCCGAGTGGCGCGGCCGGAAGAGGAGGTGCGCGTCGCATGA
- a CDS encoding carbohydrate ABC transporter permease: MTQIVGTYLSYRQAARIKSISYQIVVWATLLTLMVPIIWLVIGAFSGLEALLSGNISRIFSSITLEPIRQVFFASNFFTYYRNSLVVAAGVVVFTVVASTLAGYGLTRVQFRGKKWLARLILFGYMFPPLLLSLPMYQIWRELGLLNSLFGLVIAEASVPLPFGIWTMWLFFQTVPLDYEESVWMAGGSRWHSFKDVALPQAAPGMIAVGIFAFQSAWNNYTYPKVLISEDALRPLTTGITQYAVQNYVFWNQVMAIAFTIVIPAFLMVYFLQKYLLEGYKATA, translated from the coding sequence ATGACGCAGATCGTCGGCACCTACCTCAGTTACCGGCAGGCGGCTCGAATCAAATCGATATCCTATCAGATCGTCGTCTGGGCGACGCTGCTCACGCTGATGGTGCCCATCATCTGGCTGGTCATCGGCGCCTTCAGCGGTCTGGAGGCGCTGCTGTCCGGGAACATCTCGCGTATCTTCTCCAGTATCACCTTAGAGCCGATCCGGCAGGTGTTCTTCGCGTCGAACTTCTTCACCTACTACCGGAACAGCCTGGTCGTCGCCGCCGGCGTCGTCGTCTTCACCGTCGTCGCGTCGACGCTCGCCGGGTACGGACTGACTCGCGTGCAGTTCCGGGGGAAGAAGTGGCTCGCGCGGCTCATCCTCTTCGGGTACATGTTCCCGCCGCTGCTGCTGTCGCTCCCCATGTACCAGATCTGGCGGGAACTGGGGCTGCTCAACTCCCTGTTCGGCCTCGTCATCGCCGAGGCGTCCGTGCCGCTCCCCTTCGGCATCTGGACGATGTGGCTGTTCTTCCAGACCGTCCCCCTCGACTACGAGGAGTCGGTCTGGATGGCCGGCGGGTCGCGCTGGCACTCGTTCAAGGACGTCGCGCTTCCGCAGGCGGCGCCGGGGATGATTGCGGTCGGTATCTTCGCGTTCCAGTCCGCCTGGAACAACTACACCTACCCGAAGGTGCTCATCTCCGAGGATGCGCTCCGACCGCTCACCACCGGTATCACGCAGTACGCCGTGCAGAACTACGTGTTCTGGAATCAGGTGATGGCTATCGCGTTCACGATCGTCATCCCGGCGTTCCTCATGGTGTACTTCCTTCAGAAGTACCTGCTCGAAGGGTACAAAGCGACCGCGTAA
- a CDS encoding DNRLRE domain-containing protein, with translation MRRLRATDVEGDPAGPTATRRTVLKALGVSAGLAGFGTSTGVAQSEESWSIVALPDTQFYAEDTSEYPAEMTQWIADNRESENIAFVSHVGDVVENASEIEEWEHMDGAMSTLDGVVPYSTVPGNHDWETVGKRSSSVDNYVRYFGPSRHEGRDYFGGAGPGDNELNSYQLFSAGGYDFLHLALEWEPRGDVDDPSTPLGWAQEVLEEYSDRPTIVTTHSYLRTDPVVRLRSVQEEEEDGNTGRTVWKELIKPNAQVFMVLCGHWYRGGGEARKVSMNDASEEVYQMLANYQQRDEGGHGLFRQIQFRPDEGGSDDAPDRIHVRTYSPVTGAETDANSEFDFDLDFDARFAEPKEPTSTAFQQGVDGYGGTVDTTLYESDPTTTYGDEETMAVDSDEPSDSGEAAQALLRFDGIVGDGERQIPPGSTVDTATLALECVNDGDGATLHQMRTGWDGGDTWTSVGGGIQTNDSDAASDPVVGTSAVAVGTFTVDVTASVQAWVDGERNLGWVFSPTGKDGFDLATAESDTPPRLTVRYTPSNGGDDGGTVTGDADGDGDVDGDDVDAIQRSVAGKDVDIDADAADVDGDGDVDIADAIGARNISEGQQ, from the coding sequence ATGAGACGATTACGAGCGACCGACGTCGAGGGGGACCCCGCGGGACCGACTGCCACCCGACGTACCGTGCTGAAGGCCCTCGGAGTCAGCGCGGGACTGGCGGGATTCGGCACATCGACCGGGGTGGCCCAGAGCGAGGAGTCGTGGTCGATCGTCGCCCTGCCCGACACGCAGTTTTACGCCGAGGACACGTCGGAATATCCTGCCGAGATGACGCAGTGGATCGCCGACAATCGCGAGAGCGAGAACATCGCCTTCGTGAGCCACGTCGGCGACGTGGTCGAGAACGCAAGCGAAATCGAAGAGTGGGAGCACATGGACGGAGCCATGTCGACGCTCGACGGCGTCGTCCCCTACTCGACCGTCCCCGGCAACCACGACTGGGAGACCGTCGGAAAGCGGAGTTCATCGGTCGACAACTACGTCCGGTACTTCGGACCCTCGCGTCACGAGGGACGGGACTACTTCGGCGGCGCGGGCCCTGGGGACAACGAACTCAACAGCTACCAACTGTTCTCCGCGGGCGGCTACGACTTCCTCCATCTCGCCTTGGAGTGGGAACCGCGGGGGGACGTGGACGACCCCTCCACGCCCCTCGGATGGGCGCAGGAAGTGCTGGAAGAGTACTCCGACCGGCCGACCATCGTCACCACGCACTCGTACCTCCGGACCGACCCCGTCGTCCGACTCCGATCCGTCCAGGAGGAAGAGGAGGACGGAAACACGGGTCGGACCGTCTGGAAAGAGCTCATCAAACCGAACGCGCAGGTGTTCATGGTCCTCTGCGGCCACTGGTACAGAGGCGGCGGCGAGGCCCGAAAGGTGTCGATGAACGACGCCAGCGAGGAGGTCTACCAGATGCTCGCGAACTATCAGCAGAGAGACGAGGGGGGACACGGACTCTTCCGTCAGATCCAGTTCCGACCCGACGAGGGCGGCAGCGACGACGCCCCCGACCGAATCCACGTTCGGACGTACTCGCCGGTCACCGGAGCCGAAACGGACGCTAACAGCGAGTTCGATTTCGACCTCGACTTCGACGCTCGCTTCGCCGAACCCAAGGAGCCGACGAGCACCGCGTTCCAACAGGGCGTCGACGGCTACGGCGGTACGGTCGACACCACCCTCTACGAGTCCGACCCGACGACGACGTACGGAGACGAGGAGACGATGGCGGTGGATAGCGACGAACCGTCCGACTCCGGAGAGGCCGCGCAGGCACTCCTCCGGTTCGACGGTATCGTCGGCGACGGCGAGCGACAGATACCGCCGGGATCGACCGTCGACACCGCCACGCTGGCTCTCGAATGCGTGAACGACGGCGACGGAGCGACGCTTCACCAGATGCGCACCGGTTGGGACGGCGGCGACACGTGGACCTCGGTCGGCGGCGGTATCCAAACGAACGACTCCGACGCGGCGTCCGACCCCGTCGTCGGGACCAGCGCTGTCGCAGTGGGGACGTTCACCGTCGACGTGACCGCGAGCGTGCAGGCGTGGGTCGACGGCGAACGGAACCTCGGGTGGGTGTTCTCTCCCACCGGAAAGGACGGCTTCGACCTCGCAACGGCGGAGAGCGACACTCCACCCCGTCTCACCGTCCGGTACACCCCGTCCAACGGGGGCGACGACGGTGGCACCGTAACGGGCGACGCCGACGGCGACGGCGACGTGGACGGTGACGACGTCGATGCAATCCAGCGCTCGGTGGCCGGGAAGGACGTCGACATCGACGCCGACGCGGCGGACGTGGACGGCGACGGCGACGTGGATATCGCCGATGCGATCGGTGCGAGAAACATCAGCGAGGGCCAGCAGTGA